A region of the Thiomicrorhabdus sp. genome:
TCTGTACTTGCGACCGGCGTTTACCATAATCAAATATAGGGGCGTTAATAGCGGCTGAGGTATTCCAGCTAACTGAATCATCAGTAAATAGTTTATTTAACGCTTCACTTGAAAAACCTAATAAACCACTCAAACTGATAGATGGATACAACGCTGCTTTGGCGACACCAATATTTGCATTCGCGGCAATTAGGCGTTGCTCCATGGCGACAATATCAGGACGACGTTCTAATAAGTCAGAAGGCAACCCTTTAGGTATAGGCAAACTATTTAAAGAGTTTAAGTCTTTGGTCTCAAATGAGCTGGCAGTCATTTGAGCTAAGGCTTTTGGTGATTGACCTACCAAAACTGATAGGGCATGAAGCTGTAAATCACGTAGTTGCTGTTGTTGTTGCAGGGCAATTTCAACCGAGGCTAATTCAGATTCAGCTTGATGAACATATAACGGTGTAACACTGCCATATTCAAGTTGAGTTTGTCTGAGTTGCAAGGCTTCTTTACGAGATTCAACGGTATCTTGAGCAATGCGCACATCTTGATTTAAGGCCATTAAATTTAAATAACCTTGTGCTACTGCCGCAGTCACGCTTAATTTAACCGTTTTTTGGTCTGCTTCAGTGGCTTTTAAGTTGGCTTGTGCTTGTTGTTTAAGGGCATCATTTTTCCCCCACAGGTCAATTTCATAACTTAATAATGCACCCAGTGAAAACTGCCCATAAGTGGCTTCTGAACCAACAGGGTAAGCTTCTAGGCTATTTTTTGTTCGGCCAAGTTGACCTGTTGCACTTAACTCTGGATATTGTGCCGCTTTACTTTGATTTAGAACTGAACGTGCTTGTTGTAAATTGAGCTTTGCCAGAGCAATGTCACTATTGTGAGTCAGTGCTTCATTCATTAAGTTTGCTAAAGTGTTATCGCCAGAAAGCTGATTCCACCAGGCCTGTTCACTTAAGTTTAATTGGCTGTCAACTTTAGGTTGTAAGTTATTCCAGCTGGCCTGGGTAGGCAGTTCTACCTTAGGTTTTTCATAAGTAGGTATTTGGCTACAACCTGTCAGCATCAAGACAGGAATAAGAGCCGAAATGGTGATTAAATTTCTCATTATTTAGACTCCGTTTGTGATTGTTCAACAGAATTTTTGTCTGTTTTTTTGAAGGAGAAGCGTTCAGACATACCCGCAACCCAACGGAAGAACATTGGTACAAATAGCGGAGCAAATAGCGTTGCTGCAATCATTCCACCTACCAGGCCTGTACCTACTGCTTGACGTGCCGCAGCACCCGCACCGGTACTTAACATAAGCGGTATTGCTGCAATAGTAAAGGCCAAAGAGGTCATTACAATAGGTCTAAATCTTAATCTAGCCGCCGTTTCAGCGGCTTCAATTAATGACATGCCTTGTTTATGTTTTTGCATGGCAACCTCAACTATCAGTATGGCATTTTTGGCAGAGAGACCTATTAAGGTTAAGAGCCCTAACTGGAAGTAGATATCATTCTGTAATCCAGTTAACTTCACGGCAATCGTTGCTCCTAATACTGCAAATGGAACAGCAGTTAAAACCGCAAGCGGGATTGACCAGCGTTCATACTGTGCCGCTAAAATTAAGAAGACAAACAGTAAACCAAATAAGAAGGCCTGGTTACCTGAATTAGAAGACTGCTTTTCTTGATAGGCTTCACCGACCCAACCTAAGCTATAGCCATTTGGCATCACTTCATTAGCAACTTGTTCAAAAGCAGCTATCGCTTGTCCAGAGCTATAACCTGGAGCAGGTTCTCCCATTAGCTTAGCGGCAGGGAATAGGTTAAAACGATCTACAATATCGGCACCAGTTGTGCGTTTTACACTTACTAATGCACTTAATGGAACCATTTGGCCAGTTTGCGAGCGCACAAATACTTGAGCTAAATCTTCTGGTTTTTCACGGAAATTAGATTCCGACTGCAAGTTAACTTTATAAGTACGACCATATAAGTTGAAGTCATTCACATAAAGTGTTCCAAACGTGGCTTGCATTGCGGCAAAGACATCGGCAACAGGTATTTGCATTGCTTGTGCTTTTTCGCGGTCTAAGGTGATTTCATATTGTGGCACTTTAGTTGAGAAAGTTGTGCGTACCGATTTTAATTCAGGGCGTGCAGACGCTTTTTTAATCAATTCATCGGTTACTTTACTTAAGGCTAAAGAGCCATCGCCGTTACGGTTTTGCAAATAAGCTTCAAAACCACCCGTCATACTCATCCCCATAATAGTTGGCATACCAATTGGAATACTAAACGCATCTGGGATAGCCATTAACTGACCGAACAGTTGACCAACAATCGCTTTCAAACTTTGGTCTGGTGCAGTTCTCTCATCCCAAGGTTTTAAACTTACAAAAGAGACCGCCGCATTGGTTTTATTGGTAAATGTTTGTAAATCAAACCCAGCAAAACTGATTGAGTGAGCCACACCAGGGTGTTGAATTAACATTTCTGAAGTTTTATCACGAACCACTTCAGTACGAGACAATGAAGCCGCTGGAGGTAAGTAGTTAAGTACAAACAGAGTCCCTTTATCTTCTTGCGGAAGTAAACCTTTTGGAACGCCACCTAATGTTTGATAGGTAATGGCTACCAG
Encoded here:
- a CDS encoding efflux transporter outer membrane subunit codes for the protein MRNLITISALIPVLMLTGCSQIPTYEKPKVELPTQASWNNLQPKVDSQLNLSEQAWWNQLSGDNTLANLMNEALTHNSDIALAKLNLQQARSVLNQSKAAQYPELSATGQLGRTKNSLEAYPVGSEATYGQFSLGALLSYEIDLWGKNDALKQQAQANLKATEADQKTVKLSVTAAVAQGYLNLMALNQDVRIAQDTVESRKEALQLRQTQLEYGSVTPLYVHQAESELASVEIALQQQQQLRDLQLHALSVLVGQSPKALAQMTASSFETKDLNSLNSLPIPKGLPSDLLERRPDIVAMEQRLIAANANIGVAKAALYPSISLSGLLGFSSEALNKLFTDDSVSWNTSAAINAPIFDYGKRRSQVQITEAQKQALVIQYQQTIRTAFKEVLDALTNLKGSSQQLAAQQRQVTALKQILDLSQKRFDAGYSSYLEVLDAQRNLFNAEINRVNLMLSHSTALVNLYKALGGKWQESKS